The nucleotide window TATTTTGTGCAGTTGTGACAATGGGAAATATGACTTACCAACAGGATACTTGGCTATAGAACGAGTGGTTGCATATTTGAGGGAAGGATGCTCAATAAGATAAACATAGCAGGGTAATGGAGCCAAAGAAGtctgaaaagaatttaaaacatcttTCTTATTATGTAAAGACCATATGCTTTGTTCTCTTTGCCACTAGAGAGTCAATAATGTCTTCAATATGCTTTACTCCATCAATTAAGTAATAGAATACAAAGGTAAGACAGCTTTATGAAACACTCtaaaattcagtgttattattataGCTTTGAAAACACATCAATGAATTACATATAAAATTGAATTATACATAGCTTTCTGGGCAAAAAGTACATTAAACAATTCTCCAGAACCATGatcaaaaatgtatgaaataaattttccttCTCAATGGATTTGGCTATTTTTGTTTTCACCACTGGTGACACTTCCTATTTAGTTTAGTATAGGTCTCATAAAGAATTCCGTTTCTACCCTTATGGTCCAGGTCCGTACAGATGTTaggtaacccccccccccctccccacctcgacTTATCTGAATGAGAATTCAAGATAAGGCCTCTGGATTTTGATAACATTGTCAGCCATGCTGCTTCTATGCCTGGTAACCAGAGCATTCAACTCTCCCTTCAATGAACAAAAAGAATCACTGAATTATGATCTCCCACCAGAACTGCTAGCTAGTTATTGTCAAAAACTCAAGGGAAACAGAAGTTAACAATTAATCTTTACTGTCTGCTAGGTATAAGGCTCAATGCTGTATCTCACTTAAGGCTTTTAACACTCCTATGGGTAAGTGTTATTATGCCAATTGTATACAAGGAAAGCAAGGTTTGGGGTGTGGAGTATCTTGTCCAAGGTTAGTGAATGAGAAAGCGAGGATATAAGCCCAGGTTCTCCTGGATACACAGGTCAAACTCCTTCCACTTAAGCATATTGGCCCTCTGGAAGGAAGAGTAGCCAttatacagaaataaacacatagctcattatttgtgttttttgctttgttgttacTTTCTAGCAATTTTCCTCTAGCTGTCAGCCCTGGATTGCTGAATTTTTCATCTTGTAAGTTTCTGAGCCTTAAAATGATTAGCTGTACAAGTACTGAAGGAACAGACATGTGTTGGGGTATCTGAGTCAAATGGAGACAAGGGCAGAACTAAAAAGAGCCACCCTTTTTATCACTGGTCTTTGGTCATATTAAATGACTATTTCTCAAGCTTCCTAAAACTAGCATTGAGCTATGTCAACTATGCCATTTTAAGTGTGGGTACTGATTTTACCAAATAGCTTATGGTTTAGTGGCTGTCTGGATAAGTGagttataattttataaacatgaGAATCCGcaactgttttattattttgttcactgtgtttattattttactcatttcctCAACTTTTCTCCTGCCTTCAACACCACCTCTATTCTGGTGCGCTCCTCCCACTCCCTCATCTCTCTTGGACCCCCTCTTCCAACCCTTTTCTGGTGGCTCTACATCTACAAGTGACTTAAAAGTACAGGTACCATGCTAACTTATAAATTAataacactggggcacctgggtggctcagttggttgagcatctgactacggctgaggtcatgatctcacggttcataagtctgagccccacatggggctcgctgctgtcagcttgtcagcacagagcccacttcagatcctctgtccccttctttctgtccctcccctgcttgagctctccccaaaataagtaaatattaaaaaaaaagaattttaattaataacaCTGACATTACCTTAATATAATGACACATCTGAATTAAAAAGTCATTCCTGGAATCTTCAAGAATAAGAGTGCACCCCATGTTAGAAGTAGTGTTGTGAAGGTCAAAAATAATGTCATAGGAATATTCATTGTCTTTTGGACCAAATAAATGATTGATTTCTTGAGCCCTTCTCACTTCATATGGCAaatcctttgacatttttttgctgttattagcagaaagaaaaagatttaacaACATCTGTGGCTAAGATAACATTAAACATACAATAAGAACACAGTGTATAAGGAAACAGTTGCCAAACCTTTAATATGAAAAATCTGTAAGTCAAGTGGaaacttatttcaaaatttcataaataaaaacttccttcttttttctccatttgattTCATGTAATGGTGCATCGGCATGTTCACAAACAGTAGTTCATTCATGTGGCTGATCCCAGGGAGGACATTTCAAACAGAATTCACCATTTGACTTCAATGTTTAACAAAATGTATTCATGAATTTAATcaatagtttggttttttttttttttaaatagttatgtgCACTGGGCTATTTATTGGGGCTAGACtatcaaacacacacataaatttttttttgtcctctagCTAATTCTAGTCCACAAAAATAGTAAACTTAGGTGATCACGTTACCTAATTAGGGATTCTAATTGAGGTCCCAGGAACCATTATGGTCCAGGGTAAGCTTTACAAAGTCTGTAAACTCgacaaaaatgcaaaattttgcaggcatatgcatacatattttttttctgggatgaGGTTTTTATTGAATTCTCAAATCAGTCTCTACCTCTCCTCACTctttaggatattttttttttcccttactgtgTATGTTGacaatttaagtttatttttcctcattaaacAATGGTTTAACTCAACCACTTCTCTATACTTCCATCTATTTCTGTTCCCTGACTATTTTTGCTAGTGTCTTCAAGGGACCTACAGTTGGAACCTGGGTAATTCCTGCCTAAAATGCAATCAAGAAGGTGGAGCAGCCATTTTTTGACcataaagcaaaaagaatgagGACAAAAGCTGCATACTAAGGAAGGTGCAGTGGGAAGACAGAAGAGACCAGTGGCGCTTATGTTATTATTGAACCACTACAACCAGCCCTCGACCGCCAAGCTCCAGACTGATTTGTGAAAAAGAAACCTTTACTTAAGCCActgttttcaggtttttattaTATGCAACCAAACATACTTCCTAATGGATaggtatgcattttaaaagttaattcatgggggcccctgggtggctcagttggttaagcatcagacccttgattttggcccaggtcacgatctcatagttcatgagacggagccccgcatagggctcagtgctaacagccgggagccggcttgggattctctctcttcctctctctctgcccctcccctgcttgcatgctctgtctctctctcaaaataaatatttaaacgtTAATTCATGAAACAACTCAGTGAGGTTCCTCTACACCCAAGTGATCTGCTTCTAATTCTTCCCCATGTCGGTAATGGCATCACTAACCACCCAGTTGCTCAGAGCCAAGGCTTGAAGTCTTGAAAGATAATGGACACTTTGAGTTCTCATGCCCGTGGCCCAGGTCTCATAGGAAGAGTCTCAAGGGATGAAGCAGAAGGAATGGGCAGGAGCAAGATCCTAAAAGGCACTTTAACCACACTAAGTTACTTAAATCTATGCCAGATAGATTTTTGAAGAATTTTCAGCTGGGGAAGGGCATAATAAGATTTGCCTGTCAGGATGATCCCTATGGCTGCTATTAAACTGAGTCAATGGCAGGAAGGATTGGAGTAAGGCTAGATGAAGAAAGATTCTTTAGGAGGCTACTCTGTCcacagatgaaatgaaataaggtaGCGAAAATGGAGAGGAGTATTGGATTGCAAAATATTCAATGCTTGAATAAACGGGAAGATTTAGTGACTTGGTAGACATGGGGCTTGAGGAACAGGGAAGATTCTAAGTTGATTTCCATAGAAGATTTGATGGGTAATGGTGACATTACTGAGATGGGGAATATAGGAAAAGGAGCAAATTTGGGAGAGGGAAGTCAGGAGAAGgtaattaaattttataagtgTGATAACTACCCTGAGAGAGAACTGCCTAGCTTCTGAATAGTGTTAAAGTATAAGAAGCAGAAAgcgaatttaattttaaagactgCTCTCACGGACAATGCATACTACTGACGGTCATAATAGGAAAACCCACCCCAGTCCATTTCAGAGTTATTTAAGAAGTTAACATGCCGACTAAAAGCATTATTCTTCAACAAATTCTTATAAAAGTTAGTTAAAAGCTATTTTAGGTGAAtagataaatctttaaaaagatttttttaatgttttatttatttttggagagggagagagacagagagagagaatgagcaagggaggggcagagagagaaggagagacagaatccgaagcaggctccaggctctgagctgtcagcacagagcccgacatggggctccaacccacgaactgcgagatcatgacctgagcccaagtcagaagcttaaccgactgagtcatccaggcacccctaggtgaATAGATAAAATCTTAATTGTATCACCATAACCTCAGTCATGAAGATAAAGCAttcctgaaattaaaatgtatgctaGTAAAAATATGCTTTGATACACAAAATGTGACTCATGTATAATTCTCCCTAAAACATCTATTTCATAAAGTGAGACATATTTGTACTAAAGGTAGTAACTGTATTTGATCTGTTGTGAGATTAAATTTAAGTAACTCTGTAAACTCAAGTTAGCCTTTATTAGAACATGAGTACACAGGGCAGTGGCTGCTGTGTGAGTTGTTCCTTTGCACGTGTTCCATCTCAGTTAGTTGTTTTCCAACTCGTTGTGGATAGAAACCATTTTGTTCATAGTACTcccacagtacctggcacagtgCCCCGTGAAGAGTAGgtgtttaataatatttttaggtaaataaaagaaagtggtgaaaaacaaatactaagaGGCCTATATATCTATACTAGGAGCTATAAGGATgtaaacaaaggcaaaaataattagcattatttatattatgtattatattgtaATGCCTAGAGTGTTACTATTGCATACACTGCTTGCAATGTATTATGAACCAGCTGCAATTTAAATTCAGAATATGCAAGTGAAGTGCTTTTATCTCTCAGGGATCCACCGCTGAAGCCAGTACATCTACTCCTCATTTGACAAGGTGGTGTGATGGTTTTTGATGATGggtatttattcactttttcatattcaacaaatattaattgaaatattacaatttttttgaCTAGAACTTTATTACTGCCATGAATATAGTTGTATAAAAACATAGTAGCGAACCACCTAGGAAGCTAACAAATATGTATGCAAGCATACAggccaaaactaatataatacaaaagactattaaatctgtttttttaaagatctgatttaaaaataaaaaccattgtTATTGTCTTAGTCTGTACagaatgcatttaaaaagaaaatcagttaagAACAGTCtgatacttttaaaagtttataaaagagCATGTGGAGGCCCAGTTTAGGTAATTGAGTACTTCATAGCGGAGTATGATTAAAAGTGAAAGTGATCCATTTCACAACAGCAACTATACGTACGGATACGTGTATCATGTGCTACATatacgtgttctctctctttcacacacacacacacacacacacacacacacacacacgcacacatgctacaacacaaaATGTAGTCTTACCCAAGATTTTCAGGGTCAAAAACTCGATTCAGGTCACAGTCAATATATCTGGTACACTTCTTCACTGCTCTTGGGTTGGTAATAAATGGTTTTACCTCCAGCCCTGTTCTCTGAATCTCAGTGCCATTCTCCAGCCAGCGCTTAACTAGAAATACTCCTGTTAATTCATTGCCATGAGTTCCTCCAAAGATAGCAACCTTTTTTATAGGATCTTCAGTAACATGACAAGAAGTCATTTTTGTCAAGTAGTTTTACCTGATTTCTGCAATtcagaaaagaggaaatcaaataGAACTTAATTTCTTAAGAAAAGTTTAGAGATTTAAATCTAAATGATACTTTAACCAAAGTGCAAAGTGCAGAGTTCTCTTGAGCGGAGTATAATTTAATATTCTGTTACAAGTTCTGAGCCCTGTTTATTATAGGGACACTCCCTTCCTTAGCCCTGCCCTTTACCATATTTGGATTAAAATATGCAGAGATGAACTAGATACAGCTGTTTAACTTCTTACTCCCTCACATGGTCAGTAGATCTAAATGCAATAATAAATTAGCCTCTCATACTAATACAAAAATTCTGGTTTCCTTTCACCTATAGCCAATGTCACCTAATGGCGCTTCCATGACTATCTGTAATAGTAAAAATAGTTTATACTTTTCTAAtcctcaaaaatatgaaaaaaattaaaaatctataaaaaataaagaaggggctCATAATATGCATGCTATGATTTGCTATTTATGTTTCCACtcacatttcaaaacatttcttcTCTGAAATGAGTTCAGAGCCTTTTCATTATCTGAGCACATTTGAATCTCACCTCCATAAACAGCCAAAGGCGGAGAGATCCTGAGAGACCTCCTGTGGAGCCAGCACCATTTCGTTCAGTATGCTTATTCATAGTCAGAGACACAACAACCAAATAAGTGATCACTAGGACGTAAAAAGCTACTTTGAAATATGTCTTAATTTCCTTCTCATGAAGTTTTCGGTAATTCTCTGTCAATTTCTTTAGGAATCTTTCCCACGTTTTGCCTTACTATTAAAGGAAAAGCAACTGTGAATAATTTTCAAGTCTTCATAATGCCTGAAAATGTCTTGGGGCATGCTATATATACAACCGAATTATGAGTTTATTATAATACACAGTCTAATTTACTAGAAGCCCAGACTCTTCACTGGAATGTGTTACTCAAGCGGGGGGTCTTATTAGGGGAAACTATTCAGAATACTAAGATGATTATATCCCTTTGGAGAAATGACTCTGAACCAAATCAGATTTGATTTCATGCTTGATCatccagaaagacaaatatgttcAAGTTCTGGAAATACCATGTACTAGTAGCGCCAGATTGTTTGATAGGGATACAAGAGTAATTCCTCACAACCTCAGAGAAgtttaatttgtaattaaatttcCCACATTACCTcagtttattcatatatttacattataagaCAGGGTGGGTTAGGCATTGACATGGCCATTGTAGTGCTAAAGGAAAAGTCCCTCAGCTACCAGGAGAAAACTGGGCCGGGGACCCAGGTTTTCTGATTCTAAGCCCAGTGTTTTTAACAGAACAGGGTGCTTCCTGTTATTTTTGGACTTCCCCAAAGTTCTAATTTTGCTCTTTTGGAATTCGCATAAACAGTTACTACAGCGTGCTCAGGAAACAAAAAGcatacaaacaaaacagatgctaGAATGTAAGATGTGAATGTTTCATAATGTTTAATAAACCAATCCCTATGTTCTTCCTTAGGAGATTATAATGCAGAGatagagaaagcaaaataataaaatccaaatttacACATTAAAATTACTGTTCTAACCTAAGAAAAAGCCCATGTAGCATTTGATTTTTCTATCCACATCAATGTACACTGAACACTAATGTAGAGATgctcaaaacaaaagcaaatgtaaaCAAATTATGGTTGTATTATTTACTTTGGTCTTAAAAACTCTAACTATGGTGAATTATTAACACTTGattaggttttatttcttttctgatttgtgGTTAGTTCTGTCCTTTGCCCTAGTCTCTCTGGAAATGCTGCTTTGGTTATTTACTCGTAGCTGGCACAAATGACTTGCATTTCGAGGCTTGTTTTATGGAATTTTAACAGATCAGCACTTTGAAGCACATTTAACATTCAGAAATAAAGTTTCCCTTACATGTCAAAATGAATAACTTTTTTTGCGAGCTAGTGAATTGCAGTAATTCTGTCCTATACTTACCTTGTTTATTGTGTACAGAGTTTGTCTTCTGCGGAAagctttattagaaaaaaaagagagcatttCCTTAGAACTAGAGCAACAGAGGCTTTTCATACTCTTATACCAAGTTAACTTCCGAAAGATTTTTAACTCCCTGTTTCCCAAAGCACACTAAATTTTTGAGCCCTACAAAAACTACAAATTTTCACTAGTCTAATTCTTTTTTGAGAGTTCAAAGAACTGATGGTGTATAAAGTAGAACCGTTTCTAGTTATCActattgatgaagttttgggggtgacagggtgggggggggcagagctgacggccaagaaagaattcttgaagacgccTTTGGTGCAAAAacgtgattttattaaagcacggggacaggacctgtgggggGAAAGAGTTCGCTGCACTTGGGGTAGTgacaggtaactcattatataccttcaggttgggagggggtcagggttagagtaagtctctaaggaattttggaagcaaagtttccaggaccttgaggggctagctgttgctagggaaatgccacttattaccatttagtaaaacctcagtcatgagacccttcagattctatcagggggccataagcttggagtatgattgccagcatatcttgggggagttgagagaaagaagtttccaaagggatttttatatgcaaaagtagacttacaggatcctcaaggttgggataatgttaagccaagattcccttttgcccccagcaaagtgtcatcattcaGGCAGCTGAGATCCTAGAGGGAGGTTACTCTGCCGGTTTCAAGGACTTGCCAATGGAcagtaggcagtaagggaatttaatttttcatttgtcttagtttcccacatcaccatggcaagcacttaaacccctttcctttgttcttgggtagccagaaGTGaacaaggaatatcacacatattctacttggggggtggaggggcgggcGGTGGGGATTGCTGTCAGCTTGTCCCATGCTCCCTCAACACTGTCTCATTATTATGttgaatatttaatgttttgaagtatttaaaagaataaacctaATAATTTCCAGCACTATAAATGTTTTGTAGGGATAGCGGTGCCTGATTATTAGTAAAATAATGTAGTATGAAACAAAGGGAGAATAAATTTTTCATAGTCTTGGATGTCCAATAAATCCACGCAAGAAATTTTGTGGCAGATGCATTTAAGATGTTGTTTCCAAAATAGTATGGCTGAGGGATAAGGAAGATCTTCTCTCAATATTACATATAAGGTATCTCATACATAATGTGGTTGTCCAGCAGTCATGTAATCAAACTactctattttttccttcccccatggaccTCTTGCTGTCACCCATCCGGACCAACTTTCcagatggaaataaataaatgtaaccaaaacaAGATAGGGATAAAATAGATAAGTTTATACACAACTAGTAAAGATTCCACATTGCTCATTCTGCAGTTCTGGCAGATTTAGCACAGCGTGTTGTCCatagtgggcttaaaatattttctttaaatgagaaaTCCATTTGGGGGGCACATGGATGggtgttatatatgtgtgtatgtgtgtgtgtgtgtgtatgtatgcatgcacacatgtgtatgttAGGTCAAAATCTGCTTCCCTaaagcttttattcattttctaataGTCTCCTCTttgagggggggcacctgggtggctcagttgattgagcatctgattcttgatttcagctcaggtcatgattccagggtagtgggatggagccccacatccggctccacactgagccggagcctgcttaggattctctctccctctgcccctctccactttttggcactctctctcttactctaatagtaatagtaataataataataataaaataaaaaataaaagtcttctctTTGGAACCATGACAACTAACAAGTCTTTTCAGACATCTTATGCTGTGAagtcttctcttttccaaattaaATGAAGACACAATTACTTCAAACTTATTCCTGAGTTTGGCATTCATACTCATTCTCCTTCTTTTGACCTAATCTTATAAGAAACTAGAGATTACCCtggaacaatgcaggggttaggagCGCTGACCCCCAAGCAGCTGAAAATCCCTTATAACTTTTTACTCCCTAAAACTTAAATTACTAATAGACTGCTATTAACTAGAAGCCTTACTgctagtcaattaacacatattttacatatgtattaaatatcgtatccttacaataaagtaacctccagaaaagaaaatgttactaagaaaatcatggagaaaatacatgtacagtACAGCACTCTAAAAAATCCAGCTATAAGTGGACCTGTACAGTTGAAAACTGTGCcgttcaagggtcaaccgtaCTAATATGTTTCATGGTCTCAAAGTCCTAGGCCTGTACTAACAACCTTCCCTCCATCTGTAGACCCTCCGCACATTTCTGTTCACCTCTCCCAGGCTTCAAATGGCCAGAAGATATAGTAACAACATAACATGGCCTTTGACTTCAGACAGAGCTAGAATTACTATTCCTGGCCTATAGTAAGGACTCAGTGAATGGTAGCTACTGTTATTGATTACGGGCTAACATTTACCGAGCATTTACTGTGCCCCAGGGctgttcacttttctcttttaatagtTTTAGGGGAACTGAGTAAATAGTTATACCTGCTTTACTGAGAAGAGAAGTGTAGGTATAGAGGGGGTaaagaacttgcccaagatcagagGGCCAAGATCAGAGGCGTCTGGCCAGCGCCAGAGTTCCGGGTCATTGCGGCATTCCATTTCCTCTCCCGGGCCTTGAACACCCTTTCCCTCCACTGAGCTCTCGCACAGTGCAGTCCCTGCTCTTAGAGTTGCAGGGCCCTCCTCTTAACCGGGGCCTCAGCTCTCCAGGGGCCTCAGCGCTGCAGCCAGCCAGCCGCCAGATGACTAATTCCCAGCCCACACGAAGCAAAGTCAAACAAACCTTATGACCTGCTTTTCAGGCTCGAGGCCTTGTTATTCTCTTCTAGGCGAACCTCCAATGTCTTACAAACGTTTTAGGTTTTAGAACCTAAAAAAATGTGTGCGCTGGGGAAAGGGTAAAGAGGAGTGTTGGGCCACCAGTCGTGGGTACGTCTCAGCGGTGACTAGAACGGCTCGTCCCTAGAGCCATCCGGCGCCTCGTACCTCACAGCTGCGAGCAGGAAGGACAGGCGCGTGAACATCTTTTTCTCACCGTCCACTGAAAGGATTATGCCACAGCACCCGAGCCCCAGAGGCGGGTGGCTCCTGCGCCTGCGCAGTGGGCGGCGCGGGTGCAGGTGCGCTTGCGCAAAGCTCGACTTCTCGCGCTTCTTCAGAGGCCGGGAAGTCAGCGGTAGCTGACTGGGCTGTGTTGGCGACGTCGACGACGACGGAGCGAAGTGAACGGGTGATAGTTGTTGGGGGTTGGGAGCCTGAGGGTTAAAGTTGCGTGTCGTGTTGGCCCGAGGGCCAAGAAGGGAAAGAGTGTATTGTCTCTAGTTACCAAACTGCCCCAGTCCCTGGGTCAGGAGAGGTGGTTGGAAAGAGAATGTAGGCCTGACTGGACCGCCCAGGGGTGGCCAAAATAGGCCCTCCTTGCCTCCATTTGAGCTAGTGGTCTttgggggctgtgtgtgtgtgtgtgttgactgaACAAACTTTTTGCATGTCGACGCTGCCAACCACCTAACTGCCGTTAGAGTCCAtagaagctggggtgggggcacctcAGGGTCCCCGGCCCTCTGGTCTGGGGGAGGATGTctcatttttgttgattttgtttgcaTGGCACTCAGAAACGTAATGACCTTTATAAGCCCCACTCTAGGTTCATGGTGTGAGTTGCGTTGGTATTTCTGTGCGGAGAAAACGTCGTAACCTCAGTTCTGCTTCCTAGAATGACATCAAGAATATTTTCTAAAGGGCCCGCGATATCCGGCTTCAAGCCCAAGATTTGGAAACAAAGCAGAGGAAGTCCCTGCCCTTatgtttccccatttttatttctttaagtgatATTTGGAAATTTGTTTACCTCAGTATGATTTGCGGTGTTACTTAGTTGTTTCCTCACTGGATAATGAATTTAGGAGCAGAGATTACCTTATTTAGGTTTGTATTTTGCCTTTTCATGTAATAGGTGTTTGTTGCATTAAATTGGGATTGAAATATATTAGGAGGAGgctaaacatggaaaaaaattgcaACAAATTTTGttgtagaagaaaaaacaaagaaaaaccttGTTTCACTTGTTGAAATTATATAGATTGAGTAGAAATTTATTATTGCAATTAATCTGGATATTGAGGCCTTAGTCTTTGGTATTCTGTAATACAGGGATCTCCAGTTAATGGCCAAAGCAAGTGATCTGCACAGTGTTTTAAAGTGAGTTGGAGCGTGTTCTCACGTGGTTAGTTCACTTGTGTAGGTTTCCTCCCTGGCCTTGCGAGCATATCAGTTTGCCAGTGTTGTAGCCATTTCCCTCTTTTATAAATCTGGTTCAGAATCTTCATTGTGGGTTTTTGGTTGTGAAACATGTTATGTGGactgtgtggaaaaaaaaaaatgtatgtttaggCAGCAAGGTTATAGCCACCTCAGTCGTAACCAATTTTGAACAGAGTTGGAAAAATGGATCATGTTGTAAATTCTTATTCAGGAAGCAGGGTTCTGTAAAGTGTTTACCTTATTTTGAAGCCATAGTGTTAAATCAAAATTTCAGTAATTAGTAGGCtgagaatttgatttttttgttgataTAATGTGAATTGCATATTTCTTGGAAGGTTTAGTCAGACAACTTCATTTGTAAATTTGGAGTGCTAAAGACAAAGTTACAGATTTTAATattgaaggaaatgaagagaaaccTAAATGAAAATTCAACTCGAAGTACAGCAGGTATtgaacaacttttatttttaaattttctatatttttatattctatgtaAATCTTGTGTAGTTTATAGAGGGAACATTTTGGAAGGAACTTTAAGGAAGACTGAACATATAGTCTAACCTCTTTTAGGTGCAAAGAAGTAAGATAACTTACTCAAGGCAAAATAGTGACAGAAGTGGGAGTAAAATGAAACTTTCCTGGATTTACTCTAGTGTTCTTTCTACAAACCTTATGTGTTTGAGTTGTTCtgcatttttaaactgaaaacaaaaaaataggcttatttctatttgtatttgtgacctacttatttaaaatatttccagaagCACTTCTGTCTCCGTAACAACTTCCcttaccatttcttctttcccaatttaTTAGTTAGTAAAAGGACAGATGGTAAAAATGAAGAGAACCAGGGAAATGGTGATAATGCATAGTGAAGATAGTAATAGCTGTTGGATGTACTGTGTTCTGgccattatatgtattattttatttaatttttacac belongs to Acinonyx jubatus isolate Ajub_Pintada_27869175 chromosome E1, VMU_Ajub_asm_v1.0, whole genome shotgun sequence and includes:
- the ASPA gene encoding aspartoacylase isoform X2 is translated as MTSCHVTEDPIKKVAIFGGTHGNELTGVFLVKRWLENGTEIQRTGLEVKPFITNPRAVKKCTRYIDCDLNRVFDPENLGKKMSKDLPYEVRRAQEINHLFGPKDNEYSYDIIFDLHNTTSNMGCTLILEDSRNDFLIQMCHYIKTSLAPLPCYVYLIEHPSLKYATTRSIAKYPVEVGPQPQGVLRADILDQMRKMIKHALDFIHNFNEGEEFPPCAIEVYKIMEKVDYPRNENGDIAAIIHPDLQDQDWKPLHPGDPVFLTLDGKIIPLGGGSTVYPVFVNEAAYYEKKEAFAKATKLTLNARSIRSSLP
- the ASPA gene encoding aspartoacylase isoform X1, translated to MTSCHVTEDPIKKVAIFGGTHGNELTGVFLVKRWLENGTEIQRTGLEVKPFITNPRAVKKCTRYIDCDLNRVFDPENLGKKMSKDLPYEVRRAQEINHLFGPKDNEYSYDIIFDLHNTTSNMGCTLILEDSRNDFLIQMCHYIKTSLAPLPCYVYLIEHPSLKYATTRSIAKYPVGVEVGPQPQGVLRADILDQMRKMIKHALDFIHNFNEGEEFPPCAIEVYKIMEKVDYPRNENGDIAAIIHPDLQDQDWKPLHPGDPVFLTLDGKIIPLGGGSTVYPVFVNEAAYYEKKEAFAKATKLTLNARSIRSSLP